Within Xanthomonas oryzae pv. oryzae, the genomic segment CAAAGCTCAAATCCCGGCTACAACAACACCAAATCATCGCGATGCACCACGTTCTCGCCATAGCTGTAACCGAGTACGTTCTCGATGTCGCGCGAGTGGCGGCGTGCGATGCGACGGATATCCACTGCCGAATACTGGCTGACGCCGCGTGCCAGACAACGTTCGCCCTCGTCATCACGCAGGCGAATCTCCACCATGTCGCCGCGGCGGAAATCGCCCTCGGCACCGACCACACCGCCCGGCAACAGCGAGGCGCCCTTGTCGCTCAGCGCCATTGCTGCGCCGGCATCGACCAGAATCGCGCCCGCTTCCACCGGCGCGTGCCGTAGCCAGTACTTGCGTGCGGCAATGCGCGTGCGTGCGGCATGGATGCGCGTGCCACGCAGGCGGTCCTGCGCCAGGGCGCGCACCACCTCGCCACTGCGGCCGTTGAACAGATAGGTTTCGATGCCGGCCGCACCCGCCTTTGCAGCGGCTTCCAATTTGGTGCGCATGCCGCCGGTGCCTACATTGCTGCCGCTGCCGCCAGCCATCGCCAGCACCTCCGGCGTGAGCTCGGGCACATCGTCGAGCGGCCGCGCCAAGGGGTTACTGCGTGGGTCGGCGCTATACAAGCCGTCGATATCAGTGGCGATGAACAAGGCATCGGCATCGACCAAGGCGGCCACGATTGCGGCCAGGTTGTCGTTATCGCCCAGCTTCAACTCATCCACCGAAACGGTGTCGTTTTCGTTGATCACCGGCAACGCGCCCAACCGCAACAACTCGCCCAATGTGGCGCGTGCATTGAGATAGCGGCGACGGTTGCGCAGATCGTCATGGGTGAGCAGCACCTGCGCCACCGCGCGCTCGAAAAAGCGCTGCCACAGCGCGATCAACTGCGCCTGGCCGAGCGCAGCCAGCGCTTGACGTGCCGCGATCGGCGCGCCGACATCCACCGCTTTCGGCAGGATGGCGCGGCCCGCCGCCACTGCGCCCGACGACACGATCACCAGCTCGCGCCCCGCCGCCAGGTTAGCAGAGACGAACTGCGCCAGCCCCAATGCGAAACGCGGCGACAGGCCACCGCCATCGGCAGCAAGCAGGCTACTGCCGACCTTGAGCACGGCACGCCGCCACGGCGGCAGTGCCTGCTCGGCAAAGGGCGACGACGTGCTGGCTGGTGTGCTCATGGCAGCGGCGTACTCAGTGCGTGTTCCACTCATATACGGTCAGTGCTGAAGCATCGCGCACCACCAGCGGATCGCGCGCAACGATCTGCTGGGCCTCTTCGAGCGTGGCGACATTGACCAGCACATACGCGCCACCGCTGCGATCGCTGAAACCACCGGTCAGCGCGAGCTGCCCGGCGGCGCGCAACGCATCGAGAAAGTCCAGATGCGGCTGCAGCACATCGTCGGGAAACTCCGGCTTGCGGAGCGCAAGCACCAAATAATGCGTCGTCATCAGACTGTATCCTTGTTGCGCACAGCCGCAGGTGTGCGTTCGTTACGACCGTGCGGTGCGGAAATCACCAGAAAGCGCGCTTCCACGTCCGAGAGAGTGTGCACCTGGTGCGTGGAGCCCGGCGGCACGTGCAAACTCTGCCCGACCCGCAGCACATGTTGTGCGCCATCCAGCTTCAACATCACCTCGCCGGCCAGTACATAGAAGAAGTGCCGCGCACGGCTATGCCGATGGCGCAATTCCGACACACCCGGCGGCATGTGCTCTTCGAGCACGTTGAGGTTGGGATCGCGTAACAGGTGCCAGCCCTCGCAAGCGTCGCCCCAGGGATAATGCTCTGCCGTGTCGGTGCTGATCACAGCCATCAGCGCAAGGTCTCCCAGCGGGCAAGCAACACGTCCAGTTGCAGGTCGGCTGCGGCACCGGGCGACACCCGTGCAGCCAGACTACCTTCCGGTGTACGCCCCTGCCCTGCGGTGTCGGAGGCTTCGGCTGCAGCCTTGTAGGCCTCGCGGAACGGCACGCCGGCCACGGCCGCTTCCACCGCCACATCGGTGGCGTACATACCCGAATCGATGGCTGCGCGCAGTTTGTCCGGGCGCCATTCCAGATTGGCCAGCAAGGCCGGCAGCAGTTCCAGCGCCGCAAGCCCACGCCCGAACCCATGCACGATAGCGCCCTTACTGCTCTGCAAATCGCGGTGATAGCCGGACGGCAGCGACAGCAGTTGTTCGATCTCGGTGCGCGCCGCGGCTACGCTGGCATGCGTTGCGCGCATCAACTCGATCACGTCCGGGTTGCGCTTGTTCGGCATGATCGAGCTGCCGGTGGTGTACTGCGCCGGCAATGCGACAAACGCGAATTCGCCGCTGGTGAACAGCGACACGTCCCAGGCAATGCGGCGCAGATCCAGCGTGGCGCTGCCCAGTGCTTCGAGCGCGGCCAGTTCATATTTGCCGCGCGAAAGCTGGGCGTAGATCGGTGAAACCTGCAAACGCGCAAAACCCAGTTCGGCCGTGGTGTGCGCACGATCCAGCGGCAGGTTCACGCCATAGCCGGCGGCGGTGCCGAGTGGATTGCTGTCCACCAGCTGCAAGGTGTCGGTGGCGCGCACGGCGTTGTCGATGAAGGCTTCCGCCCAGCCCGCCCACCACATGCCGGCCGACGAGACGACCGCACGTTGGATATGGGTGTAACCGGGCACCGGCAGCTCGGCCTCGGCCTGCGCGCGGTCCAACGCCACCTTGGCGATCTCTGCACTGAGCGTGGCCACACGCTGCAACTTGTCCTTCAACCACAAACGCGTAGCGACCAGAATCTGATCGTTGCGGCTGCGGCCGGTGTGGATCTTGCGGCCCGCATCGCCCAGACGCTCGGTCAATCGCGCTTCGATGGCTGAGTGGCAGTCTTCGTACTGCTCGTCGAGCACGAAGGCGCCGCCACGAAAATCTTCCGCCAACAGATCGAGTTGTTCGCTCAAGCCGTCCAGCTCCTGCGGCGACAGAATGCCGATGTGCTGCAGCCCCTGCGCATGCGCCTTGCTGGCAGCGATGTCGTGCAGGAAGAACTCGCGGTCCAGGATGACGTCGTCGCCGGCCAGGAAGCTCTGGATCTTGGCGTCCACCGCCACGCCGGGTTTTTGCCACAACAGATTGGTCATCGGAAAGCGTCTCGAGTAAGTCGTCCAGTTAAATCCCCGCACAGGGAGGTGCGGGCTTCTGCGAGAGACTCGCATCTTTGAATCCCCGCACACGGAAGTGCGGGCTCCTGCGAGGGACTCGCCTCAGCCAATGGCAGTCAATTCGTCCCAGCCCAACGCCAGGTTGAGATTCTGCATCGCCTGCGTCGCCGCGCCCTTTAGCAGGTTGTCCAGCGTCGCCACCACCACCACGCGCTTGTTGCCCGGCGCCAGCGTCACCCCGCCGATCTGCACACCGTGCCTGCCGGTGATGCGGCTCACCCACGGCGCTTCATCGACGATCTCGATCAGCGGCTCGTCGGCGTAACGTTGCGTGTAGCGCGCCTGGATCTGCTCGCGCGTCAGCGGCTGCTGCAACCACAGGTTGACGGTCAGGGTGATACCACGGAAATGCGGCGCCACATGCGGCATGAACTCCACCGGCACGCCCAGCTGCGCAGATACCTCGCGCTCGTGCATGTGGTTGGTCAGCGCATACGGCATCAAGTTATCGGCAAGCAGCGCGGGGTTGTTCTTGTCCGAGGGCGTGGTGCCTGCGCCCGAATAGCCGGACACGCCGAAGCACTGCGGCGGGCCAGCCAACTGGTCGAGCAATGGCGCAATGGTCAACTGCATGGCAGTGGCATAGCACCCCGGGTTGCTGATGCGTTTTTGCCCGGCGTAGCTGCCGCGCGTCAGCTCAGGCAAGCCGTAGTACCAGGCCGGATCGAAGCGATAGTCTGTCGACAGATCGATCACCAGCGTCTGCGGCGTTGCTGCGTCGATCGCCGCGACGAATGGTGCAGCCTTGCCATTGGGCAGCGCCAGGATCACTACGTCGGCCGCCTTTGCGGCGACTGCGTTGGCGTCCAGGCTTTCGTAGCGCAACTCAGCCTGGTAGGCCTGGTTGTGCTCGGCCACGCGCTGCCCGGCCAGCTCGCGCG encodes:
- the proB gene encoding glutamate 5-kinase, with the translated sequence MSTPASTSSPFAEQALPPWRRAVLKVGSSLLAADGGGLSPRFALGLAQFVSANLAAGRELVIVSSGAVAAGRAILPKAVDVGAPIAARQALAALGQAQLIALWQRFFERAVAQVLLTHDDLRNRRRYLNARATLGELLRLGALPVINENDTVSVDELKLGDNDNLAAIVAALVDADALFIATDIDGLYSADPRSNPLARPLDDVPELTPEVLAMAGGSGSNVGTGGMRTKLEAAAKAGAAGIETYLFNGRSGEVVRALAQDRLRGTRIHAARTRIAARKYWLRHAPVEAGAILVDAGAAMALSDKGASLLPGGVVGAEGDFRRGDMVEIRLRDDEGERCLARGVSQYSAVDIRRIARRHSRDIENVLGYSYGENVVHRDDLVLL
- a CDS encoding YciI family protein, whose amino-acid sequence is MTTHYLVLALRKPEFPDDVLQPHLDFLDALRAAGQLALTGGFSDRSGGAYVLVNVATLEEAQQIVARDPLVVRDASALTVYEWNTH
- a CDS encoding cupin domain-containing protein, translated to MAVISTDTAEHYPWGDACEGWHLLRDPNLNVLEEHMPPGVSELRHRHSRARHFFYVLAGEVMLKLDGAQHVLRVGQSLHVPPGSTHQVHTLSDVEARFLVISAPHGRNERTPAAVRNKDTV
- a CDS encoding argininosuccinate lyase, which translates into the protein MTNLLWQKPGVAVDAKIQSFLAGDDVILDREFFLHDIAASKAHAQGLQHIGILSPQELDGLSEQLDLLAEDFRGGAFVLDEQYEDCHSAIEARLTERLGDAGRKIHTGRSRNDQILVATRLWLKDKLQRVATLSAEIAKVALDRAQAEAELPVPGYTHIQRAVVSSAGMWWAGWAEAFIDNAVRATDTLQLVDSNPLGTAAGYGVNLPLDRAHTTAELGFARLQVSPIYAQLSRGKYELAALEALGSATLDLRRIAWDVSLFTSGEFAFVALPAQYTTGSSIMPNKRNPDVIELMRATHASVAAARTEIEQLLSLPSGYHRDLQSSKGAIVHGFGRGLAALELLPALLANLEWRPDKLRAAIDSGMYATDVAVEAAVAGVPFREAYKAAAEASDTAGQGRTPEGSLAARVSPGAAADLQLDVLLARWETLR
- the argC gene encoding N-acetyl-gamma-glutamyl-phosphate reductase; protein product: MTVQTTTIGIVGARGHTGSELIKLVAAHPHLQLVFVSSRELAGQRVAEHNQAYQAELRYESLDANAVAAKAADVVILALPNGKAAPFVAAIDAATPQTLVIDLSTDYRFDPAWYYGLPELTRGSYAGQKRISNPGCYATAMQLTIAPLLDQLAGPPQCFGVSGYSGAGTTPSDKNNPALLADNLMPYALTNHMHEREVSAQLGVPVEFMPHVAPHFRGITLTVNLWLQQPLTREQIQARYTQRYADEPLIEIVDEAPWVSRITGRHGVQIGGVTLAPGNKRVVVVATLDNLLKGAATQAMQNLNLALGWDELTAIG